A stretch of Mastacembelus armatus chromosome 1, fMasArm1.2, whole genome shotgun sequence DNA encodes these proteins:
- the LOC113128156 gene encoding serine hydrolase-like protein yields the protein MMQALKGVRYLTSSTVKQTVSELSIPVPWGEIRGKVWGPDHGCPVLCLHGWADNCGAFNTLIPLLPKECRYVAVDLAGHGRSSHRPPGDFYHFPLYVMDVLRVTEALQWSKFSIIGHSMGGNVAGLFSALYHEMVDAVILLDSFGFYPVDLKEMSGVLRQGLDEMLQYEKTKEKKARVYTYEKAFKRLKAVNTNLSEESVHALLERGLVQVEGGVVFSRDFRINLKNIARITLEQSMDMQSRIKASVLVVLAEDGFNKMSLEPGQKKWTSALLQGYRDRSHTVVTVPGDHHIHLNNPAVVAPIVSEFLRTKVLLQPNRLIDGQTSKL from the exons ATGATGCAGGCTTTGAAAGGCGTCAGGTACCTGACATCCAGCACAGTGAAACAAACAG TTTCAGAGCTGTCTATTCCAGTCCCATGGGGAGAGATCAGAGGCAAAGTCTGGGGTCCTGATCATGGCTGTCCTGTGCTGTGCCTGCATGGCTGGGCTGATAACTGTGGAGCCTTCAACACCCTTATCCCTCTGCTACCCAAAG AGTGCAGATATGTGGCGGTGGACCTCGCAGGTCATGGTCGGTCATCACATCGTCCTCCTGGAGACTTCTACCATTTTCCTTTATATGTGATGGATGTGCTCAGAGTCACTGAGG CTCTGCAGTGGAGCAAGTTCTCCATCATAGGCCACAGCATGG GTGGTAATGTGGCTGGACTG TTCAGTGCTCTGTATCATGAGATGGTGGATGCTGTCATACTCTTGGACTCCTTTGGATTTTATCCTGTAGATCTG AAAGAAATGTCTGGAGTTCTGAGACAGGGCTTGGATGAGATGCTTCAgtatgaaaagacaaaagagaagaaGGCAAGAGTTTATACTTACGAGAAGGCATTCAAGAG GTTGAAGGCTGTAAATACAAATCTGTCTGAAGAGTCTGTGCACGCTCTCTTAGAGCGAGGCCTAGTTCAAGTTGAAGGAG GAGTTGTGTTCTCCCGAGACTTTCGTATTAATCTG aaaaacataGCACGCATCACCTTGGAGCAGAGTATGGACATGCAGTCGAGGATAAAAGCCTCTGTTCTAGTTGTTCT ggCAGAAGACGGCTTTAACAAAATGTCTCTTGAACCAGGTCAAAAGAAATGGACATCAGCACTTCTCCAGGGCTATAGGGACAGAAGT cacactgtGGTGACAGTTCCAGGCGATCACCACATCCATCTCAATAATCCTGCAGTCGTTGCTCCTATTGTGTCAGAGTTCCTGCGAACCAAAGTGTTGTTGCAGCCAAACAGACTAATAGATGGACAGACCTCTAAGTTATAA